A stretch of the Pseudochaenichthys georgianus unplaced genomic scaffold, fPseGeo1.2 scaffold_423_arrow_ctg1, whole genome shotgun sequence genome encodes the following:
- the LOC139433409 gene encoding gastrula zinc finger protein XlCGF57.1-like: protein PASGSNSLKNRHESVSDPQHSAENKPFSCSVCKKAFLCSGDLKRHMRVHTGEKPFTCSVCKEAFPQSGHFKTHMRVHTGEKPFSCSVCKKAFSQSGHLKRHKRVHTGEKQFTCSVCKKAFSRSGHLKIHMRVHTGEKPFTCTVCKKAFSCSRSLKKHMRVHTGEKQFTCSVCKKAFSWSGHLKTHMRVHTGEKPFTCTVCKKAFSCSGNAKIHMRVHTGEKQFTCSVCKKAFSRSGSLKKHMRIHTGEEK from the coding sequence cctgcctcaggctcaaactcactgaaaaatagacatgaatctgtcagtgatccacaacatagtgctgaaaataaaccattcagctgctcagtctgcaAGAAAGCTTTTTTATGTAGTGGAGATTTAAAGAGAcatatgagagtccacacaggagagaaaccattcacctgctcagtctgtaaggaaGCTTTTCCACAGAGTGGACATTTcaagacacacatgagagtccacacaggagagaaaccattcagctgctcagtctgtaagaaagctttttcacagagtggacatttaaagagacataagagagtccacacaggagagaaacaattcacctgctcagtctgtaagaaagctttttcacggagtggacatttaaagatacacatgagagtccacacaggagagaaaccattcacctgtactgtctgtaagaaagctttttcatgtAGTAGaagtttaaagaaacacatgagagtccacacaggagagaaacaattcacctgctcagtctgtaagaaagctttttcatggagtggacatttaaagacacacatgagagtccacacaggagagaaaccattcacctgtacagtctgtaagaaagctttttcatgtAGTGGAAATGCAAAGATAcatatgagagtccacacaggagagaaacaattcacctgctcagtctgtaagaaagctttttcacggagtggaagtttaaagaaacacatgagaatccacacaggagaggaaaaatAG